One window of the Phalacrocorax aristotelis chromosome 27, bGulAri2.1, whole genome shotgun sequence genome contains the following:
- the LOC142048789 gene encoding leucine-rich repeat and fibronectin type III domain-containing protein 1-like protein isoform X1 — MVIANETSQRFVFSAKFDIERSVIFLTMERLVVYLLVISTAVKAMMCPKRCMCQNLSPSFTILCTKTGLLFVPPSIDRRTAELRLMDNFITTLRRKDFANMTNLIHLTLSRNTISQIMPYAFFDLKGLHALHLDSNRLTYISEDHFKGLINLRHLILSNNQLNYISPGSLDDFIETIEDLDLSYNNLVNVPWETIAKLSNVNTVSLDHNLIEFVPEGIFSNLHKLARLDMTSNKLKKIPPDPLFSRIPVYAKSKGSPLSSLVLSFGGNPLHCNCELVWLRRLTREDDLETCASPPELMGKYFWSIKEEEFVCEPPMITHRTPKLTATEGQSISLKCKAVGDPDPYVRWISPDGKLVSNTSRTISYENGTLDILVTSLTDKGTFTCIASNAAGESTAPVELLVTPYPNLANSTNCDKDAEPGPSDILISAKSSFPNETKAQQEKVVVVAELTSSSALIQWPSQHHLPGIRMYQIQYNSSADDILVYRMIPAASKSFFLTDLVAGREYDLCVLAVYDDGLTSLTATRVIGCVQFTTQEEYKQCRSLHAQFLGGTMIIIIGGIIVASVLVFIFILLMKYKVYNNHHKNKTTKVNNVCSQTNGSQSGSMARSTSKLSERRESLHQECSGLSIRGKTVVDLDCEKVTPTNTTFLTTDALS; from the exons gtctgttatttttcttacgATGGAAAGGCTGGTTGTCTATCTACTGGTTATTAGCACAGCCGTGAAGGCCATGATGTGCCCCAAAAGATGCATGTGTCAAAACCTGTCTCCATCCTTCACAATTCTCTGTACGAAGACGGGGCTTCTCTTTGTGCCCCCCAGTATTGACAGAAGAACAGCAGAACTGAGGTTAATGGATAACTTTATCACCACACTTAGGAGAAAAGATTTTGCAAACATGACTAATCTAATTCATTTGACACTGTCGAGGAATACAATAAGTCAAATCATGCCTTACGCATTTTTTGATCTTAAAGGCCTTCACGCCTTACACTTGGATAGTAATAGACTGACTTACATCAGTGAAGATCATTTCAAAGGTTTGATTAACCTACGGCATTTAATACTCAGTAACAATCAATTAAACTATATCTCTCCTGGGTCGTTGGATGACTTTATTGAAACAATTGAAGACCTGGATCTGTCCTACAACAATCTTGTTAACGTTCCTTGGGAAACCATTGCCAAACTTTCTAATGTCAATACGGTCAGTTTGGATCATAATCTCATTGAGTTTGTGCCAGAGGGAATCTTCTCCAACCTTCACAAACTTGCCCGTCTAGACATGACCTCCAACAAGTTGAAGAAGATCCCTCCTGatcctttgttttccagaatACCCGTGTACGCCAAGTCTAAAGGATCCCCGCTGTCGTCCCTGGTGCTCAGCTTCGGAGGGAATCCTTTGCACTGCAACTGTGAACTCGTGTGGCTGAGGCGTCTCACCAGAGAAGATGATCTGGAAACCTGCGCCTCTCCACCAGAACTGATGGGCAAATACTTTTGGTCTATTAAAGAGGAGGAATTTGTCTGTGAACCGCCGATGATAACGCACCGAACCCCGAAACTAACAGCGACAGAAGGCCAAAGCATCTCTTTAAAGTGTAAAGCTGTCGGCGATCCTGATCCCTACGTTCGCTGGATCTCACCTGATGGAAAGCTGGTCTCTAACACGTCTAGGACGATTTCTTATGAGAATGGCACTCTGGATATTTTGGTTACTTCTTTGACTGACAAGGGCACGTTTACCTGCATAGCATCAAATGCTGCGGGAGAGTCGACGGCTCCAGTCGAACTCCTCGTTACCCCGTACCCTAACCTTGCCAACAGCACCAACTGCGACAAAGACGCGGAGCCTGGCCCCTCAGATATCCTCATATCCGCCAAGTCAAGCTTTCCAAACGAAACGAAGGCTCAGCAGGAGAAGGTGGTCGTGGTTGCCGAGCTGACGTCGTCCTCCGCTCTTATCCAGTGGCCTTCTCAGCATCACCTCCCTGGGATTCGAATGTACCAGATTCAGTATAACAGCTCTGCCGACGACATACTGGTGTACAG gatgATTCCAGCTGCTAGTAAATCCTTCTTCTTGACTGATCTGGTTGCAGGACGTGAGTACGACCTCTGTGTTCTTGCTGTTTATGATGATGGATTGACATCTTTGACCGCAACCAGGGTGATCGGATGCGTGCAGTTCACAACCCAGGAAGAATACAAACAGTGCCGATCCCTTCACGCGCAGTTTCTTGGAGGAACCATGATCATCATTATTGGGGGTATCATTGTGGCTTCAGTTCTTGTTTTCATCTTCATCCTCCTCATGAAATATAAAGTCTACAACAAccaccacaaaaataaaaccactaaaGTTAATAACGTCTGCTCTCAAACCAACGGAAGCCAAAGTGGCTCGATGGCTCGATCCACTTCAAAACTttcagagaggagggaaagttTGCACCAGGAATGTTCGGGCCTTTCCATCAGAGGAAAAACTGTTGTAGATTTGGATTGTGAAAAAGTGACTCCAACCAACACAACCTTTTTAACAACTGATGCATTATCTTAA
- the LOC142048789 gene encoding leucine-rich repeat and fibronectin type III domain-containing protein 1-like protein isoform X3: MQVNISRSVIFLTMERLVVYLLVISTAVKAMMCPKRCMCQNLSPSFTILCTKTGLLFVPPSIDRRTAELRLMDNFITTLRRKDFANMTNLIHLTLSRNTISQIMPYAFFDLKGLHALHLDSNRLTYISEDHFKGLINLRHLILSNNQLNYISPGSLDDFIETIEDLDLSYNNLVNVPWETIAKLSNVNTVSLDHNLIEFVPEGIFSNLHKLARLDMTSNKLKKIPPDPLFSRIPVYAKSKGSPLSSLVLSFGGNPLHCNCELVWLRRLTREDDLETCASPPELMGKYFWSIKEEEFVCEPPMITHRTPKLTATEGQSISLKCKAVGDPDPYVRWISPDGKLVSNTSRTISYENGTLDILVTSLTDKGTFTCIASNAAGESTAPVELLVTPYPNLANSTNCDKDAEPGPSDILISAKSSFPNETKAQQEKVVVVAELTSSSALIQWPSQHHLPGIRMYQIQYNSSADDILVYRMIPAASKSFFLTDLVAGREYDLCVLAVYDDGLTSLTATRVIGCVQFTTQEEYKQCRSLHAQFLGGTMIIIIGGIIVASVLVFIFILLMKYKVYNNHHKNKTTKVNNVCSQTNGSQSGSMARSTSKLSERRESLHQECSGLSIRGKTVVDLDCEKVTPTNTTFLTTDALS; the protein is encoded by the exons ATGCAAGTTAATATTAGCAG gtctgttatttttcttacgATGGAAAGGCTGGTTGTCTATCTACTGGTTATTAGCACAGCCGTGAAGGCCATGATGTGCCCCAAAAGATGCATGTGTCAAAACCTGTCTCCATCCTTCACAATTCTCTGTACGAAGACGGGGCTTCTCTTTGTGCCCCCCAGTATTGACAGAAGAACAGCAGAACTGAGGTTAATGGATAACTTTATCACCACACTTAGGAGAAAAGATTTTGCAAACATGACTAATCTAATTCATTTGACACTGTCGAGGAATACAATAAGTCAAATCATGCCTTACGCATTTTTTGATCTTAAAGGCCTTCACGCCTTACACTTGGATAGTAATAGACTGACTTACATCAGTGAAGATCATTTCAAAGGTTTGATTAACCTACGGCATTTAATACTCAGTAACAATCAATTAAACTATATCTCTCCTGGGTCGTTGGATGACTTTATTGAAACAATTGAAGACCTGGATCTGTCCTACAACAATCTTGTTAACGTTCCTTGGGAAACCATTGCCAAACTTTCTAATGTCAATACGGTCAGTTTGGATCATAATCTCATTGAGTTTGTGCCAGAGGGAATCTTCTCCAACCTTCACAAACTTGCCCGTCTAGACATGACCTCCAACAAGTTGAAGAAGATCCCTCCTGatcctttgttttccagaatACCCGTGTACGCCAAGTCTAAAGGATCCCCGCTGTCGTCCCTGGTGCTCAGCTTCGGAGGGAATCCTTTGCACTGCAACTGTGAACTCGTGTGGCTGAGGCGTCTCACCAGAGAAGATGATCTGGAAACCTGCGCCTCTCCACCAGAACTGATGGGCAAATACTTTTGGTCTATTAAAGAGGAGGAATTTGTCTGTGAACCGCCGATGATAACGCACCGAACCCCGAAACTAACAGCGACAGAAGGCCAAAGCATCTCTTTAAAGTGTAAAGCTGTCGGCGATCCTGATCCCTACGTTCGCTGGATCTCACCTGATGGAAAGCTGGTCTCTAACACGTCTAGGACGATTTCTTATGAGAATGGCACTCTGGATATTTTGGTTACTTCTTTGACTGACAAGGGCACGTTTACCTGCATAGCATCAAATGCTGCGGGAGAGTCGACGGCTCCAGTCGAACTCCTCGTTACCCCGTACCCTAACCTTGCCAACAGCACCAACTGCGACAAAGACGCGGAGCCTGGCCCCTCAGATATCCTCATATCCGCCAAGTCAAGCTTTCCAAACGAAACGAAGGCTCAGCAGGAGAAGGTGGTCGTGGTTGCCGAGCTGACGTCGTCCTCCGCTCTTATCCAGTGGCCTTCTCAGCATCACCTCCCTGGGATTCGAATGTACCAGATTCAGTATAACAGCTCTGCCGACGACATACTGGTGTACAG gatgATTCCAGCTGCTAGTAAATCCTTCTTCTTGACTGATCTGGTTGCAGGACGTGAGTACGACCTCTGTGTTCTTGCTGTTTATGATGATGGATTGACATCTTTGACCGCAACCAGGGTGATCGGATGCGTGCAGTTCACAACCCAGGAAGAATACAAACAGTGCCGATCCCTTCACGCGCAGTTTCTTGGAGGAACCATGATCATCATTATTGGGGGTATCATTGTGGCTTCAGTTCTTGTTTTCATCTTCATCCTCCTCATGAAATATAAAGTCTACAACAAccaccacaaaaataaaaccactaaaGTTAATAACGTCTGCTCTCAAACCAACGGAAGCCAAAGTGGCTCGATGGCTCGATCCACTTCAAAACTttcagagaggagggaaagttTGCACCAGGAATGTTCGGGCCTTTCCATCAGAGGAAAAACTGTTGTAGATTTGGATTGTGAAAAAGTGACTCCAACCAACACAACCTTTTTAACAACTGATGCATTATCTTAA
- the LOC142048789 gene encoding leucine-rich repeat and fibronectin type III domain-containing protein 1-like protein isoform X2, whose translation MGGNNRHRHTRSVIFLTMERLVVYLLVISTAVKAMMCPKRCMCQNLSPSFTILCTKTGLLFVPPSIDRRTAELRLMDNFITTLRRKDFANMTNLIHLTLSRNTISQIMPYAFFDLKGLHALHLDSNRLTYISEDHFKGLINLRHLILSNNQLNYISPGSLDDFIETIEDLDLSYNNLVNVPWETIAKLSNVNTVSLDHNLIEFVPEGIFSNLHKLARLDMTSNKLKKIPPDPLFSRIPVYAKSKGSPLSSLVLSFGGNPLHCNCELVWLRRLTREDDLETCASPPELMGKYFWSIKEEEFVCEPPMITHRTPKLTATEGQSISLKCKAVGDPDPYVRWISPDGKLVSNTSRTISYENGTLDILVTSLTDKGTFTCIASNAAGESTAPVELLVTPYPNLANSTNCDKDAEPGPSDILISAKSSFPNETKAQQEKVVVVAELTSSSALIQWPSQHHLPGIRMYQIQYNSSADDILVYRMIPAASKSFFLTDLVAGREYDLCVLAVYDDGLTSLTATRVIGCVQFTTQEEYKQCRSLHAQFLGGTMIIIIGGIIVASVLVFIFILLMKYKVYNNHHKNKTTKVNNVCSQTNGSQSGSMARSTSKLSERRESLHQECSGLSIRGKTVVDLDCEKVTPTNTTFLTTDALS comes from the exons gtctgttatttttcttacgATGGAAAGGCTGGTTGTCTATCTACTGGTTATTAGCACAGCCGTGAAGGCCATGATGTGCCCCAAAAGATGCATGTGTCAAAACCTGTCTCCATCCTTCACAATTCTCTGTACGAAGACGGGGCTTCTCTTTGTGCCCCCCAGTATTGACAGAAGAACAGCAGAACTGAGGTTAATGGATAACTTTATCACCACACTTAGGAGAAAAGATTTTGCAAACATGACTAATCTAATTCATTTGACACTGTCGAGGAATACAATAAGTCAAATCATGCCTTACGCATTTTTTGATCTTAAAGGCCTTCACGCCTTACACTTGGATAGTAATAGACTGACTTACATCAGTGAAGATCATTTCAAAGGTTTGATTAACCTACGGCATTTAATACTCAGTAACAATCAATTAAACTATATCTCTCCTGGGTCGTTGGATGACTTTATTGAAACAATTGAAGACCTGGATCTGTCCTACAACAATCTTGTTAACGTTCCTTGGGAAACCATTGCCAAACTTTCTAATGTCAATACGGTCAGTTTGGATCATAATCTCATTGAGTTTGTGCCAGAGGGAATCTTCTCCAACCTTCACAAACTTGCCCGTCTAGACATGACCTCCAACAAGTTGAAGAAGATCCCTCCTGatcctttgttttccagaatACCCGTGTACGCCAAGTCTAAAGGATCCCCGCTGTCGTCCCTGGTGCTCAGCTTCGGAGGGAATCCTTTGCACTGCAACTGTGAACTCGTGTGGCTGAGGCGTCTCACCAGAGAAGATGATCTGGAAACCTGCGCCTCTCCACCAGAACTGATGGGCAAATACTTTTGGTCTATTAAAGAGGAGGAATTTGTCTGTGAACCGCCGATGATAACGCACCGAACCCCGAAACTAACAGCGACAGAAGGCCAAAGCATCTCTTTAAAGTGTAAAGCTGTCGGCGATCCTGATCCCTACGTTCGCTGGATCTCACCTGATGGAAAGCTGGTCTCTAACACGTCTAGGACGATTTCTTATGAGAATGGCACTCTGGATATTTTGGTTACTTCTTTGACTGACAAGGGCACGTTTACCTGCATAGCATCAAATGCTGCGGGAGAGTCGACGGCTCCAGTCGAACTCCTCGTTACCCCGTACCCTAACCTTGCCAACAGCACCAACTGCGACAAAGACGCGGAGCCTGGCCCCTCAGATATCCTCATATCCGCCAAGTCAAGCTTTCCAAACGAAACGAAGGCTCAGCAGGAGAAGGTGGTCGTGGTTGCCGAGCTGACGTCGTCCTCCGCTCTTATCCAGTGGCCTTCTCAGCATCACCTCCCTGGGATTCGAATGTACCAGATTCAGTATAACAGCTCTGCCGACGACATACTGGTGTACAG gatgATTCCAGCTGCTAGTAAATCCTTCTTCTTGACTGATCTGGTTGCAGGACGTGAGTACGACCTCTGTGTTCTTGCTGTTTATGATGATGGATTGACATCTTTGACCGCAACCAGGGTGATCGGATGCGTGCAGTTCACAACCCAGGAAGAATACAAACAGTGCCGATCCCTTCACGCGCAGTTTCTTGGAGGAACCATGATCATCATTATTGGGGGTATCATTGTGGCTTCAGTTCTTGTTTTCATCTTCATCCTCCTCATGAAATATAAAGTCTACAACAAccaccacaaaaataaaaccactaaaGTTAATAACGTCTGCTCTCAAACCAACGGAAGCCAAAGTGGCTCGATGGCTCGATCCACTTCAAAACTttcagagaggagggaaagttTGCACCAGGAATGTTCGGGCCTTTCCATCAGAGGAAAAACTGTTGTAGATTTGGATTGTGAAAAAGTGACTCCAACCAACACAACCTTTTTAACAACTGATGCATTATCTTAA
- the LOC142048789 gene encoding leucine-rich repeat and fibronectin type III domain-containing protein 1-like protein isoform X5, protein MVIANETSQRFVFSAKFDIERSVIFLTMERLVVYLLVISTAVKAMMCPKRCMCQNLSPSFTILCTKTGLLFVPPSIDRRTAELRLMDNFITTLRRKDFANMTNLIHLTLSRNTISQIMPYAFFDLKGLHALHLDSNRLTYISEDHFKGLINLRHLILSNNQLNYISPGSLDDFIETIEDLDLSYNNLVNVPWETIAKLSNVNTVSLDHNLIEFVPEGIFSNLHKLARLDMTSNKLKKIPPDPLFSRIPVYAKSKGSPLSSLVLSFGGNPLHCNCELVWLRRLTREDDLETCASPPELMGKYFWSIKEEEFVCEPPMITHRTPKLTATEGQSISLKCKAVGDPDPYVRWISPDGKLVSNTSRTISYENGTLDILVTSLTDKGTFTCIASNAAGESTAPVELLVTPYPNLANSTNCDKDAEPGPSDILISAKSSFPNETKAQQEKVVVVAELTSSSALIQWPSQHHLPGIRMYQIQYNSSADDILVYRT, encoded by the exons gtctgttatttttcttacgATGGAAAGGCTGGTTGTCTATCTACTGGTTATTAGCACAGCCGTGAAGGCCATGATGTGCCCCAAAAGATGCATGTGTCAAAACCTGTCTCCATCCTTCACAATTCTCTGTACGAAGACGGGGCTTCTCTTTGTGCCCCCCAGTATTGACAGAAGAACAGCAGAACTGAGGTTAATGGATAACTTTATCACCACACTTAGGAGAAAAGATTTTGCAAACATGACTAATCTAATTCATTTGACACTGTCGAGGAATACAATAAGTCAAATCATGCCTTACGCATTTTTTGATCTTAAAGGCCTTCACGCCTTACACTTGGATAGTAATAGACTGACTTACATCAGTGAAGATCATTTCAAAGGTTTGATTAACCTACGGCATTTAATACTCAGTAACAATCAATTAAACTATATCTCTCCTGGGTCGTTGGATGACTTTATTGAAACAATTGAAGACCTGGATCTGTCCTACAACAATCTTGTTAACGTTCCTTGGGAAACCATTGCCAAACTTTCTAATGTCAATACGGTCAGTTTGGATCATAATCTCATTGAGTTTGTGCCAGAGGGAATCTTCTCCAACCTTCACAAACTTGCCCGTCTAGACATGACCTCCAACAAGTTGAAGAAGATCCCTCCTGatcctttgttttccagaatACCCGTGTACGCCAAGTCTAAAGGATCCCCGCTGTCGTCCCTGGTGCTCAGCTTCGGAGGGAATCCTTTGCACTGCAACTGTGAACTCGTGTGGCTGAGGCGTCTCACCAGAGAAGATGATCTGGAAACCTGCGCCTCTCCACCAGAACTGATGGGCAAATACTTTTGGTCTATTAAAGAGGAGGAATTTGTCTGTGAACCGCCGATGATAACGCACCGAACCCCGAAACTAACAGCGACAGAAGGCCAAAGCATCTCTTTAAAGTGTAAAGCTGTCGGCGATCCTGATCCCTACGTTCGCTGGATCTCACCTGATGGAAAGCTGGTCTCTAACACGTCTAGGACGATTTCTTATGAGAATGGCACTCTGGATATTTTGGTTACTTCTTTGACTGACAAGGGCACGTTTACCTGCATAGCATCAAATGCTGCGGGAGAGTCGACGGCTCCAGTCGAACTCCTCGTTACCCCGTACCCTAACCTTGCCAACAGCACCAACTGCGACAAAGACGCGGAGCCTGGCCCCTCAGATATCCTCATATCCGCCAAGTCAAGCTTTCCAAACGAAACGAAGGCTCAGCAGGAGAAGGTGGTCGTGGTTGCCGAGCTGACGTCGTCCTCCGCTCTTATCCAGTGGCCTTCTCAGCATCACCTCCCTGGGATTCGAATGTACCAGATTCAGTATAACAGCTCTGCCGACGACATACTGGTGTACAG GACGTGA
- the LOC142048789 gene encoding leucine-rich repeat and fibronectin type III domain-containing protein 1-like protein isoform X4: MERLVVYLLVISTAVKAMMCPKRCMCQNLSPSFTILCTKTGLLFVPPSIDRRTAELRLMDNFITTLRRKDFANMTNLIHLTLSRNTISQIMPYAFFDLKGLHALHLDSNRLTYISEDHFKGLINLRHLILSNNQLNYISPGSLDDFIETIEDLDLSYNNLVNVPWETIAKLSNVNTVSLDHNLIEFVPEGIFSNLHKLARLDMTSNKLKKIPPDPLFSRIPVYAKSKGSPLSSLVLSFGGNPLHCNCELVWLRRLTREDDLETCASPPELMGKYFWSIKEEEFVCEPPMITHRTPKLTATEGQSISLKCKAVGDPDPYVRWISPDGKLVSNTSRTISYENGTLDILVTSLTDKGTFTCIASNAAGESTAPVELLVTPYPNLANSTNCDKDAEPGPSDILISAKSSFPNETKAQQEKVVVVAELTSSSALIQWPSQHHLPGIRMYQIQYNSSADDILVYRMIPAASKSFFLTDLVAGREYDLCVLAVYDDGLTSLTATRVIGCVQFTTQEEYKQCRSLHAQFLGGTMIIIIGGIIVASVLVFIFILLMKYKVYNNHHKNKTTKVNNVCSQTNGSQSGSMARSTSKLSERRESLHQECSGLSIRGKTVVDLDCEKVTPTNTTFLTTDALS, encoded by the exons ATGGAAAGGCTGGTTGTCTATCTACTGGTTATTAGCACAGCCGTGAAGGCCATGATGTGCCCCAAAAGATGCATGTGTCAAAACCTGTCTCCATCCTTCACAATTCTCTGTACGAAGACGGGGCTTCTCTTTGTGCCCCCCAGTATTGACAGAAGAACAGCAGAACTGAGGTTAATGGATAACTTTATCACCACACTTAGGAGAAAAGATTTTGCAAACATGACTAATCTAATTCATTTGACACTGTCGAGGAATACAATAAGTCAAATCATGCCTTACGCATTTTTTGATCTTAAAGGCCTTCACGCCTTACACTTGGATAGTAATAGACTGACTTACATCAGTGAAGATCATTTCAAAGGTTTGATTAACCTACGGCATTTAATACTCAGTAACAATCAATTAAACTATATCTCTCCTGGGTCGTTGGATGACTTTATTGAAACAATTGAAGACCTGGATCTGTCCTACAACAATCTTGTTAACGTTCCTTGGGAAACCATTGCCAAACTTTCTAATGTCAATACGGTCAGTTTGGATCATAATCTCATTGAGTTTGTGCCAGAGGGAATCTTCTCCAACCTTCACAAACTTGCCCGTCTAGACATGACCTCCAACAAGTTGAAGAAGATCCCTCCTGatcctttgttttccagaatACCCGTGTACGCCAAGTCTAAAGGATCCCCGCTGTCGTCCCTGGTGCTCAGCTTCGGAGGGAATCCTTTGCACTGCAACTGTGAACTCGTGTGGCTGAGGCGTCTCACCAGAGAAGATGATCTGGAAACCTGCGCCTCTCCACCAGAACTGATGGGCAAATACTTTTGGTCTATTAAAGAGGAGGAATTTGTCTGTGAACCGCCGATGATAACGCACCGAACCCCGAAACTAACAGCGACAGAAGGCCAAAGCATCTCTTTAAAGTGTAAAGCTGTCGGCGATCCTGATCCCTACGTTCGCTGGATCTCACCTGATGGAAAGCTGGTCTCTAACACGTCTAGGACGATTTCTTATGAGAATGGCACTCTGGATATTTTGGTTACTTCTTTGACTGACAAGGGCACGTTTACCTGCATAGCATCAAATGCTGCGGGAGAGTCGACGGCTCCAGTCGAACTCCTCGTTACCCCGTACCCTAACCTTGCCAACAGCACCAACTGCGACAAAGACGCGGAGCCTGGCCCCTCAGATATCCTCATATCCGCCAAGTCAAGCTTTCCAAACGAAACGAAGGCTCAGCAGGAGAAGGTGGTCGTGGTTGCCGAGCTGACGTCGTCCTCCGCTCTTATCCAGTGGCCTTCTCAGCATCACCTCCCTGGGATTCGAATGTACCAGATTCAGTATAACAGCTCTGCCGACGACATACTGGTGTACAG gatgATTCCAGCTGCTAGTAAATCCTTCTTCTTGACTGATCTGGTTGCAGGACGTGAGTACGACCTCTGTGTTCTTGCTGTTTATGATGATGGATTGACATCTTTGACCGCAACCAGGGTGATCGGATGCGTGCAGTTCACAACCCAGGAAGAATACAAACAGTGCCGATCCCTTCACGCGCAGTTTCTTGGAGGAACCATGATCATCATTATTGGGGGTATCATTGTGGCTTCAGTTCTTGTTTTCATCTTCATCCTCCTCATGAAATATAAAGTCTACAACAAccaccacaaaaataaaaccactaaaGTTAATAACGTCTGCTCTCAAACCAACGGAAGCCAAAGTGGCTCGATGGCTCGATCCACTTCAAAACTttcagagaggagggaaagttTGCACCAGGAATGTTCGGGCCTTTCCATCAGAGGAAAAACTGTTGTAGATTTGGATTGTGAAAAAGTGACTCCAACCAACACAACCTTTTTAACAACTGATGCATTATCTTAA